In the Flavobacterium acetivorans genome, one interval contains:
- a CDS encoding gamma carbonic anhydrase family protein: MLIKSVNGKSPLIPEDCYVAENATIVGDVSFGKSCSVWFNAVIRGDVNFITIGDKVNIQDGAVVHCTYKKHPTIIGDNVSIGHNAIVHGCVVHDNVLIGMGAIVMDNCVIESNSIVAAGAVITQNTVVESGTIWAGVPAKKVKDIDQSDFAGEIERISNNYVMYSGWFKEE, from the coding sequence ATGTTAATAAAATCTGTAAACGGAAAATCTCCGCTTATTCCTGAGGATTGTTATGTGGCCGAAAATGCTACCATTGTAGGAGATGTTTCTTTTGGTAAATCCTGTAGTGTTTGGTTTAATGCTGTTATTAGAGGTGATGTCAACTTTATTACAATAGGGGATAAGGTAAATATACAAGATGGTGCTGTTGTGCATTGTACTTATAAAAAGCATCCTACAATTATTGGTGATAACGTTTCAATAGGGCATAACGCAATAGTTCATGGCTGTGTTGTTCATGACAATGTGCTAATAGGAATGGGGGCAATAGTAATGGATAATTGTGTAATAGAAAGTAATTCGATTGTGGCAGCCGGCGCTGTAATCACTCAAAATACTGTTGTGGAATCTGGTACAATCTGGGCTGGTGTACCTGCTAAAAAAGTGAAGGATATAGATCAATCTGATTTTGCTGGAGAGATCGAACGTATTTCGAATAATTATGTGATGTATTCCGGTTGGTTTAAAGAAGAATAG
- a CDS encoding OmpH family outer membrane protein: MRKQILFLFLASIVATTVHSQAKGTKVGYIDMEYILQNVPNYNEANIQLEQKAQKWKQEIEAKKIEINKLRETLNSEKPLLTKGLIEERESEIKFLENELLDFQQNRFGANGALMIQKSALTKPIQDQVFTAIQDIAEARNYDLIFDKSSDLTILFAAKKFDISDQVLRILNRAEKREKLTKKEIADEEELERKQEAIDDNPALAEKEKALEERKSVREQLIADRKLAQEAKKKEFEDRRAKILADREAKKNGTVSASDKKEDAKPINSSSPAKDSKTTAAEEAIKKQADAKAKTLEDRKKVLEDRKKAIEEKRLRTLQVRDSIKKAREEKLKPKQ; encoded by the coding sequence ATGAGAAAACAAATTTTATTTCTATTTTTAGCCTCGATTGTAGCCACAACAGTACATTCACAAGCTAAAGGAACAAAAGTAGGCTACATCGATATGGAATACATTTTACAGAATGTTCCCAATTATAATGAAGCCAATATCCAATTAGAGCAAAAAGCTCAAAAATGGAAACAAGAAATAGAGGCCAAAAAGATTGAAATTAACAAATTAAGAGAAACCCTCAATTCCGAAAAACCTTTACTGACAAAAGGTCTAATAGAAGAAAGGGAATCCGAAATTAAGTTCCTTGAAAATGAATTACTGGATTTTCAGCAAAATAGGTTTGGAGCCAATGGCGCTTTAATGATTCAAAAATCAGCTTTAACCAAGCCCATACAAGATCAGGTTTTCACCGCCATACAAGATATTGCAGAAGCCAGAAATTATGATTTAATTTTTGACAAATCATCTGATCTAACAATCCTTTTTGCGGCAAAAAAATTCGACATTAGCGACCAGGTTTTACGCATATTGAATAGAGCTGAAAAAAGAGAAAAGCTAACAAAAAAAGAAATTGCTGACGAAGAAGAGCTAGAAAGAAAACAAGAGGCAATTGATGACAATCCGGCCTTGGCTGAAAAAGAAAAAGCCTTAGAGGAAAGAAAGTCCGTTAGAGAGCAACTCATAGCCGACAGGAAATTAGCTCAAGAAGCTAAGAAAAAAGAATTTGAAGATAGAAGAGCAAAAATTTTAGCAGATAGAGAAGCTAAAAAAAATGGCACGGTTTCTGCCTCTGATAAAAAAGAAGATGCAAAACCTATTAATAGCAGTAGCCCCGCAAAGGATTCTAAAACAACAGCTGCCGAAGAAGCCATCAAAAAACAAGCAGACGCAAAAGCTAAAACATTAGAAGATCGAAAAAAAGTACTGGAAGATCGAAAAAAAGCAATAGAAGAAAAAAGATTGAGAACGCTCCAAGTTAGAGATTCGATAAAAAAAGCAAGAGAAGAAAAATTAAAACCAAAACAATAA
- a CDS encoding isoprenyl transferase: MNLLENIDKDKLPRHLAIIMDGNGRWAKQQGFLRAIGHESGSKSVKQIIKTSAKLGIEFLTLYAFSTENWNRPKLEVDTLMKILIRSLKKELPTLEQNNIRLNTIGNLEKLPQSAQKELLDVMEKTKNNTHMTLTLALSYGSREEMVSAIKEISNKVKNNIISIDTIDDSIINEHLYTHDLPDVDLLIRTSGEHRISNFLLWQIAYAELYFTDILWPDFKEQDLYEAIVSYQKRERRFGKTSEQIK, encoded by the coding sequence ATGAATTTACTAGAGAATATAGATAAAGATAAGTTACCAAGACATTTAGCCATTATTATGGACGGCAACGGCCGTTGGGCTAAACAGCAGGGTTTTTTGAGAGCAATTGGACATGAAAGTGGTTCCAAATCAGTGAAGCAAATCATAAAAACAAGTGCCAAATTAGGCATTGAATTCCTTACCTTGTATGCTTTTTCAACGGAAAATTGGAACAGGCCCAAACTAGAAGTTGACACCTTGATGAAAATCCTTATTAGATCCCTAAAAAAGGAACTCCCAACATTAGAACAAAATAACATCAGACTCAATACAATAGGAAACTTAGAAAAACTACCTCAATCAGCTCAAAAAGAACTGCTTGATGTGATGGAAAAAACTAAGAATAATACGCACATGACTCTAACGCTAGCGCTGAGTTACGGCTCAAGGGAAGAGATGGTTAGCGCGATAAAAGAGATCAGTAATAAAGTTAAAAATAATATAATTTCGATAGACACTATTGACGATTCAATTATAAATGAGCATCTTTACACGCATGATTTACCTGATGTAGATCTATTAATACGAACAAGTGGAGAACATAGGATAAGTAATTTCCTGTTATGGCAGATAGCCTATGCAGAATTGTATTTTACTGATATATTGTGGCCTGACTTTAAAGAACAAGATTTATATGAGGCTATTGTTAGTTATCAAAAAAGAGAACGTAGATTTGGAAAAACAAGTGAACAAATTAAATAA
- a CDS encoding PorP/SprF family type IX secretion system membrane protein: MKIKIKYFLICLFVSLYSFGQEGIPVYSDYLSDNYYLIHPSMAGASNCAKIRLTARKQWFGQQDAPELQTLSFNGRVGEKSGAGIIIFNDKNGYHSQKGVKLSFAHHIMFSRDEIDLNQLSFGVSAGLIQNQLDETSFLQSGVFDPTVFGQIQKDSYFNVDIGASFNYLDFYAHATVQGALETRRDLYTEYESDNLRKYLLSAGYVFGNKERILFEPSVLLMMVDKTKEKTVDLNMKVYKSIDFGQLWGGLSYRRSLEGAEYSNNAGIAKQKLQYITPVLGVNYKNFMVAYTYSHLTGAVKFDNGGYHQITLGINLFCKREKYDCYCPAIN, from the coding sequence ATGAAAATCAAAATCAAGTATTTTTTAATTTGTTTGTTTGTGAGCCTGTATTCTTTTGGTCAAGAGGGTATTCCGGTCTACTCAGACTATCTTTCAGATAACTATTATTTGATTCATCCTTCTATGGCAGGGGCTTCAAATTGTGCCAAGATAAGGTTGACAGCGCGCAAACAATGGTTTGGTCAACAAGATGCGCCTGAACTTCAAACATTGAGTTTTAATGGGCGTGTGGGAGAAAAGTCAGGAGCCGGTATTATCATTTTTAATGATAAGAATGGTTATCATTCTCAAAAAGGAGTAAAACTAAGTTTTGCGCATCATATTATGTTTTCCAGAGATGAAATAGATTTAAATCAATTGTCTTTTGGAGTAAGCGCTGGATTGATCCAAAATCAATTAGATGAAACTAGTTTTTTGCAATCGGGCGTTTTTGATCCAACAGTATTTGGTCAAATTCAAAAGGATTCTTATTTCAACGTTGATATAGGGGCTTCTTTTAATTATTTGGATTTTTATGCTCATGCTACTGTTCAAGGTGCTTTGGAAACAAGACGTGATCTTTACACAGAGTATGAAAGCGATAATTTGAGAAAATATTTGTTGAGTGCCGGTTATGTTTTTGGAAATAAAGAAAGAATTTTGTTTGAACCCTCTGTATTGTTAATGATGGTGGATAAAACCAAGGAAAAAACAGTCGATTTGAATATGAAAGTATACAAGAGTATTGATTTTGGTCAGCTTTGGGGAGGTTTGTCTTATCGTAGAAGTCTGGAAGGCGCCGAGTATAGTAATAACGCAGGTATTGCTAAGCAAAAATTGCAGTATATAACTCCTGTTTTGGGGGTGAATTATAAAAACTTTATGGTGGCTTACACCTATTCCCATCTTACGGGAGCGGTGAAGTTTGATAATGGTGGGTACCACCAAATCACTTTAGGAATTAATTTGTTTTGTAAACGAGAAAAATACGATTGCTACTGTCCTGCCATTAATTAA
- a CDS encoding NAD kinase — protein MKIAIYGQYYQNSTEPIIRDIFLFFNEKKVELVIEANFLNILHEKKLIEKEYKTFESHTELNQSFDMLISVGGDGTILRAATLVRDSGVPILGINAGRLGFLATVQKDNIAEFLQLTIDKKYTLSKRTLLTLTCSPENESFQNINFAMNEVTINRKDTTSMITIETYLNGEYLNSYWADGLIISTPTGSTGYSLSCGGPILTPDVKSLVITPIAPHNLNARPLVIPDETEIRLKITGREEHYLVSLDSRVNTIKKESILTIKKTPFHINMVEIPEETFLKTLRSKLLWGEDKRN, from the coding sequence ATGAAAATAGCCATATACGGTCAATATTACCAGAACAGTACCGAGCCTATTATTAGAGACATCTTTTTATTTTTCAACGAAAAAAAAGTAGAATTAGTTATTGAAGCTAATTTTTTAAATATTCTTCACGAAAAAAAACTGATCGAAAAAGAATACAAAACCTTCGAATCTCATACGGAACTAAATCAAAGTTTTGACATGCTAATCAGCGTTGGTGGTGACGGAACGATTTTAAGAGCCGCAACTTTAGTACGGGATTCAGGTGTACCCATATTGGGAATAAATGCAGGCAGACTGGGCTTTTTAGCTACAGTTCAAAAAGACAATATTGCTGAATTCTTGCAACTTACAATCGACAAGAAATACACCCTGTCTAAAAGAACCTTATTAACTTTGACTTGTTCCCCAGAAAACGAATCTTTTCAGAATATTAATTTCGCAATGAACGAAGTTACTATCAATCGAAAAGATACTACTTCGATGATTACCATCGAAACCTATCTGAATGGAGAATATCTTAACTCTTATTGGGCCGACGGTTTGATCATTTCTACACCAACAGGATCAACAGGATATTCGTTAAGCTGTGGCGGACCAATATTGACTCCTGACGTAAAAAGCTTAGTCATCACTCCTATTGCTCCCCACAATTTAAATGCTAGGCCACTTGTTATTCCTGACGAAACCGAAATTAGATTAAAAATTACCGGAAGAGAAGAACACTATCTCGTTTCTTTGGATTCTCGAGTAAATACCATTAAAAAAGAATCCATATTAACCATAAAGAAAACCCCCTTTCATATTAATATGGTCGAAATCCCAGAAGAAACCTTTCTAAAAACACTTCGTTCAAAATTACTTTGGGGTGAAGACAAAAGAAATTAA
- a CDS encoding NifU family protein: protein MIKVSIKETQNPTILKFEFEDFITKNENFEFKNIDEAKASPLAQQLFYLPFVKTVYISGNFIAIERFSIVEWEDVKDAVAEQIENFVNNGGTIITIDENKTKKQPITVYGETTPNPAALKFVVSRMLTKTAIEFKNIDEATASPLVQELFKFPYVKEVFIDENYISVTKYEVNNWDEITLELRSFIKQFIENGGTVLDESLIAINDKKENNKNEDFDKLDVTSQQIINILEEYVKPAVAADGGNIAFDSFDEETKTVKVILQGACSGCPSSTFTLKSGIENMLKSMLNDDKINVEAANA, encoded by the coding sequence ATGATAAAAGTTAGCATAAAAGAAACTCAAAATCCAACCATACTAAAATTTGAATTCGAAGATTTCATCACAAAAAACGAAAATTTTGAATTTAAAAACATCGACGAAGCCAAGGCATCGCCACTTGCCCAACAATTATTTTATTTGCCCTTTGTAAAAACCGTCTACATTTCGGGAAATTTTATTGCAATCGAAAGATTTAGTATTGTAGAATGGGAAGACGTGAAAGACGCCGTAGCTGAGCAAATTGAAAACTTTGTGAACAATGGAGGCACCATCATCACAATTGATGAAAACAAGACCAAAAAACAACCTATAACCGTATACGGAGAAACGACTCCAAACCCGGCTGCTTTAAAATTCGTCGTAAGTCGCATGTTGACTAAAACGGCAATCGAATTCAAAAATATTGACGAAGCCACTGCCTCACCTTTAGTACAGGAACTTTTTAAATTCCCTTATGTAAAAGAAGTTTTTATTGACGAAAACTACATCTCAGTTACAAAATACGAAGTAAACAACTGGGACGAAATAACGCTGGAACTAAGAAGTTTTATCAAACAATTCATCGAAAATGGCGGAACCGTTCTTGACGAAAGTCTAATTGCTATCAACGACAAAAAAGAAAATAACAAAAACGAAGATTTCGATAAACTAGATGTTACCTCCCAACAAATTATTAACATCCTTGAAGAGTATGTGAAGCCTGCCGTAGCCGCCGATGGAGGAAATATTGCTTTTGATTCTTTTGATGAAGAAACCAAAACAGTCAAAGTAATCCTTCAAGGAGCTTGTAGCGGTTGTCCCTCTTCGACTTTTACCCTAAAAAGTGGTATAGAAAATATGTTAAAAAGCATGCTAAACGATGATAAAATAAATGTAGAAGCTGCAAACGCTTAA
- a CDS encoding DUF6089 family protein, translating into MTKTFSLFICLFSSMAMQSQIHEIGVFIGGSNYIGDIGSTTYIAPNEPALGLLYKWNKSPRHAWRASYTMSKISSNDLNSKEPSRNQRGYHFENSLKELSLGLEFNFFDFNLHQLGRKTTPYVYSGLSYLRYEEMYFQSGETQKDKNSNSFAIPMIVGIKSNISRSLILAAEIGARYTFTDNLDGSNPKNENLKPFQFGNINNNDWYVFSGFTLTYTFGEKPCYCAD; encoded by the coding sequence ATGACTAAAACTTTCAGTTTGTTTATATGCTTATTCTCAAGTATGGCTATGCAATCGCAAATCCATGAAATAGGTGTGTTTATTGGCGGAAGCAATTATATTGGCGACATTGGCTCAACGACTTATATCGCTCCAAACGAACCTGCTTTAGGACTTCTTTACAAATGGAACAAAAGTCCCAGACACGCATGGAGAGCTTCATATACTATGTCTAAAATCAGTTCTAATGACCTCAATTCAAAAGAACCCAGTAGAAACCAAAGAGGATATCATTTTGAAAATAGCCTAAAAGAATTATCTTTAGGGCTTGAATTTAATTTTTTTGATTTCAATCTCCATCAATTAGGACGAAAAACCACTCCTTATGTATACAGTGGTTTGAGCTATTTAAGATATGAAGAAATGTATTTTCAATCGGGAGAAACGCAAAAAGACAAGAATTCAAATTCATTTGCTATCCCCATGATTGTGGGAATTAAATCAAATATTTCAAGAAGTCTAATTTTGGCAGCGGAAATTGGGGCACGTTACACATTTACTGATAATCTAGACGGCAGCAACCCTAAGAATGAGAATTTGAAACCATTTCAATTTGGAAATATTAATAATAATGATTGGTATGTTTTTTCAGGGTTTACATTAACTTATACCTTTGGCGAAAAACCTTGTTATTGCGCAGACTAA
- a CDS encoding CBS domain-containing protein encodes MEITNYITTDYKAIDSQETIVAVKEFFTELGYSHFPVTENGIYIGSISSDDIETFDDDKKLIDYKYTLEGFFTKTDSIWLEVLEVFAKNHTDLIPVLDQNNTYVGYYMIEDIMSFFHQTPFLKEQGRIIKVKKGISDYSMGQIAQIVESNNGKLLGLFISESDNESVEVTIKITLGAINEIIQTFRRYNYEITSEHNEDDYINNLKERSDYLDKYLNM; translated from the coding sequence ATGGAAATTACGAACTACATAACCACGGACTACAAAGCCATTGACAGCCAAGAGACTATTGTGGCTGTTAAAGAGTTTTTTACTGAGCTGGGCTATTCGCATTTCCCTGTGACTGAAAACGGGATTTACATTGGCAGTATTTCATCAGATGATATTGAAACTTTTGATGATGATAAAAAGCTAATTGATTACAAATACACCCTGGAAGGTTTTTTTACTAAAACAGATTCCATCTGGCTTGAGGTTTTAGAAGTTTTTGCAAAAAACCACACTGATTTGATTCCGGTATTAGACCAGAACAATACATATGTGGGCTATTATATGATAGAGGACATCATGAGTTTTTTTCACCAAACCCCTTTTTTAAAGGAGCAAGGACGAATTATCAAAGTTAAAAAAGGAATATCGGATTATTCTATGGGACAAATTGCCCAAATTGTGGAAAGTAATAATGGCAAACTCTTAGGATTGTTTATTTCGGAATCAGACAACGAAAGCGTTGAAGTGACGATAAAAATTACTTTGGGAGCCATCAATGAAATTATTCAAACTTTCAGAAGATACAATTACGAAATCACTTCTGAACATAATGAAGACGACTACATCAATAATCTAAAGGAGCGTTCGGATTATTTGGACAAATACCTTAATATGTAA
- the bamA gene encoding outer membrane protein assembly factor BamA has translation MRLLLVIKKENVDLEKQVNKLNKFSVLNKSTKAILTLLLLGSFSQIKAQEKVPFDQGKKYILAGVSVTSEISFNEQTVVTFAGLEKGQEITVPGEEISSAIKKLGKLGLFDEISFYVNRIQNDSIYLDLDIKELPKLNEVKFVGVKKSKTEALIKDNSLNKGKVVNENLITTTKNYIENKYKKDGFYNTKVNLNIVKDTAATNQVNMVVSVDKGEKIKIQEIDFVGNEKLSDKTLRKAMKDTKQKNPIRLLKASKFIKDKYKTDLEKVIAAYKEKGYRDARILSDSVTYNKDKNTLAIKINVEEGNKYYFGNIKFLGNTVYPDQGLSRMLGIKKGETYNGTLLEKRIADKSKPDGDDITNLYQNSGYLFSNINAVEVKTANDTIDFEIRITEGPLAYFNKISVVGNDKTNDRVIYRELRTKPGEKYSKEQLVRTIREIGQLGFFDPEAIDPKFKNVDAGAGTVDIEYNLVEKGSSQIELQGGYGGGGFIGTLGLSFNNFSARNLMNKDAYKPLPMGDGQKVSLRLQGSTYFQTYSVSFSEPWFGQKKPVQFSTSLSYSKQFLNNYITYKVDKTKSFNILTLSVGLAKRLTVPDDFFVLSQSISYQHYDLNNYNTGLFTFGNGTSRNFAYTVGLSRSNKGVNPIFPTSGSEFSITAKLTPPYSLVNGTNYATLGDKAEYKYKYSGTSYIGSDGIIVKEGDYVSAIPTAANPSPNKVTNLQDAAADPALVDQKKYDWLEYYKVKFKADWYTKIYGKLVLRTLTEFGFLGAYNQDRGSIPFERFYVGGDGMANYSMDGRETIQLRGYPNNSLTPINSNGEQIGATVYNKFSMELRYPITLKASASIYALAFLEAGSSYPDFKSYNPFALSRSAGVGLRVFMPAFGLLGIDFANGFDALPGQSKPNGWETHFIIGQQF, from the coding sequence ATGAGGCTATTGTTAGTTATCAAAAAAGAGAACGTAGATTTGGAAAAACAAGTGAACAAATTAAATAAATTTTCAGTGTTGAATAAAAGTACAAAAGCAATCCTTACCCTGTTATTATTGGGAAGTTTTTCACAAATTAAAGCTCAAGAAAAAGTCCCTTTTGACCAAGGAAAAAAATACATTCTTGCTGGCGTTTCCGTTACCAGCGAAATCAGCTTCAACGAACAAACAGTAGTAACCTTTGCCGGACTTGAAAAAGGACAAGAAATTACCGTTCCAGGAGAAGAGATAAGCAGCGCGATAAAAAAACTAGGGAAACTAGGGCTTTTTGACGAAATTTCATTCTACGTGAATCGAATTCAAAATGACAGCATCTACCTTGATTTAGACATCAAGGAACTTCCTAAATTGAATGAAGTAAAATTCGTTGGAGTTAAAAAAAGCAAAACCGAAGCGCTGATTAAAGACAACAGCCTTAACAAAGGAAAAGTAGTTAATGAAAATTTAATTACAACTACCAAAAACTACATCGAAAACAAATACAAAAAAGATGGTTTCTACAATACCAAAGTAAACTTAAATATTGTAAAAGACACTGCAGCAACAAACCAAGTCAATATGGTTGTTAGTGTTGATAAGGGAGAAAAGATAAAAATTCAAGAAATTGATTTCGTAGGAAACGAAAAATTATCAGACAAAACCTTGCGTAAGGCAATGAAAGATACGAAGCAAAAAAATCCTATTCGATTATTAAAAGCTTCTAAATTCATAAAAGACAAATATAAAACTGATTTAGAAAAAGTAATTGCAGCCTATAAGGAAAAAGGGTATAGAGACGCTAGAATCCTTTCAGATTCTGTCACTTACAACAAAGACAAAAATACTTTAGCCATAAAAATAAACGTAGAAGAAGGAAACAAATACTACTTTGGAAACATTAAATTTCTAGGAAATACAGTATATCCAGACCAAGGGCTTAGCAGAATGTTAGGCATCAAGAAAGGAGAAACATACAACGGTACACTTCTTGAGAAAAGAATCGCTGACAAGTCAAAACCAGACGGAGATGACATTACCAATTTATACCAAAACAGTGGTTATTTGTTTTCGAACATCAATGCCGTTGAAGTAAAAACAGCTAATGACACCATTGATTTTGAAATAAGAATCACCGAAGGTCCTTTGGCTTATTTCAACAAAATATCAGTTGTAGGAAATGACAAAACGAATGACCGCGTAATCTACAGAGAATTAAGAACAAAACCGGGTGAAAAATACAGCAAAGAACAACTGGTAAGAACCATTCGTGAAATTGGACAATTAGGCTTTTTTGATCCTGAAGCAATCGATCCTAAATTTAAAAATGTAGACGCAGGCGCAGGAACCGTTGACATTGAGTACAATCTTGTCGAAAAAGGATCCAGCCAAATTGAACTTCAAGGAGGTTATGGAGGCGGAGGTTTCATAGGTACCTTAGGATTGTCATTCAACAATTTCTCAGCCAGAAACTTAATGAATAAAGACGCTTACAAACCACTACCAATGGGAGATGGACAAAAAGTATCTTTACGTTTACAAGGAAGTACTTATTTCCAGACTTATAGCGTATCTTTCTCTGAACCTTGGTTTGGTCAAAAGAAACCAGTACAATTTAGTACGTCTTTATCCTATAGTAAGCAGTTTTTAAACAATTACATTACTTACAAAGTAGACAAAACCAAAAGTTTTAACATCTTAACTTTATCAGTAGGTTTAGCCAAAAGATTGACGGTTCCAGATGATTTCTTTGTACTATCACAATCTATAAGTTACCAACATTACGACCTAAACAATTACAACACTGGTTTATTTACATTTGGTAACGGAACATCAAGAAACTTTGCTTATACTGTTGGGCTTTCTAGAAGCAATAAAGGGGTAAATCCTATATTCCCTACTTCTGGATCCGAATTCAGTATCACGGCAAAACTGACGCCTCCTTATTCACTAGTAAACGGAACTAATTATGCAACCTTAGGAGACAAAGCAGAATACAAATACAAATACAGCGGAACATCATACATTGGTTCTGATGGAATAATTGTAAAAGAAGGAGACTATGTTAGCGCTATACCAACAGCCGCAAACCCATCTCCGAACAAAGTTACTAATTTACAAGACGCCGCTGCCGATCCTGCATTGGTCGACCAAAAGAAATACGATTGGTTAGAATATTACAAAGTAAAGTTCAAAGCAGATTGGTATACCAAAATTTATGGTAAATTAGTATTGCGAACATTAACTGAATTTGGATTCCTAGGAGCATACAATCAAGATAGGGGTTCAATTCCTTTTGAAAGATTCTACGTAGGAGGTGATGGAATGGCCAATTATTCAATGGATGGTAGAGAAACGATACAATTAAGAGGATACCCAAACAACTCTCTTACACCTATTAATAGTAATGGAGAACAAATTGGAGCAACTGTATACAATAAATTCTCTATGGAATTACGTTATCCAATAACATTGAAAGCATCGGCCTCTATTTATGCATTGGCATTTTTGGAAGCAGGTTCATCCTATCCAGATTTCAAAAGCTACAATCCGTTTGCTCTAAGCCGTTCCGCCGGAGTTGGTTTACGTGTATTCATGCCAGCTTTTGGATTATTAGGAATTGATTTTGCAAATGGTTTCGACGCCTTACCAGGTCAATCAAAACCAAATGGATGGGAAACCCATTTCATTATTGGGCAACAATTTTAA
- the murI gene encoding glutamate racemase — protein MENNQAIGIFDSGIGGTSIWKEIHHLLPNEKTIYLADSKNAPYGQKSKEEIIELSMKNTDFLLQMNCKLIVVACNTATTNAIKELREKYDVPFIGIEPAIKPAATNSKTQTIGILATQGTLNSELFHRTVQKYESTKIIEQVGHGLVQLIESGKINSPEMTQLLYSYLNPMIDANIDYLVLGCSHYPYLIPQIKKILPNHIQIIDSGEAVAKQTQHLLQEKIGFNTQKHVETLFYTNTDPSVLKQILENKYEVSQIDF, from the coding sequence ATGGAGAACAATCAAGCTATAGGGATATTTGATTCAGGCATAGGAGGAACATCAATTTGGAAAGAGATACATCATCTACTTCCAAACGAAAAAACCATCTATCTTGCCGACAGTAAGAATGCACCTTACGGCCAAAAATCTAAAGAAGAGATTATTGAACTGAGCATGAAAAACACCGATTTCCTGCTTCAGATGAATTGCAAACTTATAGTTGTGGCTTGCAATACAGCAACCACAAATGCAATCAAGGAATTAAGAGAAAAATACGATGTTCCTTTTATTGGCATCGAACCGGCAATAAAACCCGCAGCCACCAATTCAAAAACGCAAACTATAGGAATCCTCGCCACGCAGGGTACTCTAAACAGCGAACTATTCCACCGTACGGTACAAAAGTATGAAAGTACCAAAATAATTGAACAAGTAGGACATGGATTAGTTCAATTGATTGAAAGTGGCAAAATCAATTCACCAGAAATGACTCAATTACTCTATTCCTACCTCAACCCAATGATTGATGCCAATATCGATTATCTTGTCTTAGGTTGTAGCCATTACCCTTACTTGATACCACAAATAAAAAAAATTCTTCCTAATCATATTCAAATTATTGATTCAGGAGAAGCAGTAGCTAAGCAAACTCAGCATTTATTGCAGGAAAAGATTGGTTTTAATACACAAAAACATGTCGAAACTCTTTTTTACACCAATACCGATCCGTCTGTGCTAAAACAAATCTTAGAAAACAAATACGAAGTCAGCCAAATAGATTTTTAA
- a CDS encoding OmpH family outer membrane protein: MKQIKTLLIAAIFILGASQTSNAQAKTAHVDVSEIMSKMPAMLDAQKQLEKLSATYDTDYKKMVDEYQTKLKKYEAESATVTDAINADRSKEVQDMQKRIVDYRDNAQKELQQKESDIVKPLMEKVRTSIQKVGKAKGFQYVLDGSSLLLADGPNLTADVKKDLGF, from the coding sequence ATGAAACAAATTAAAACTTTATTAATTGCTGCAATATTTATCCTAGGAGCAAGTCAAACTAGTAATGCTCAAGCAAAAACAGCCCATGTTGATGTAAGTGAAATCATGTCCAAAATGCCAGCAATGCTTGACGCCCAAAAACAATTGGAAAAATTAAGCGCAACTTATGATACCGACTACAAAAAAATGGTAGATGAGTACCAAACAAAATTAAAAAAATACGAAGCAGAATCAGCTACTGTAACTGACGCAATAAACGCAGATCGTTCTAAAGAAGTTCAGGACATGCAAAAAAGAATTGTTGATTACAGAGACAACGCTCAAAAAGAATTACAACAAAAAGAGTCTGATATTGTAAAACCATTAATGGAAAAAGTAAGAACTTCAATCCAAAAAGTAGGAAAAGCTAAAGGCTTCCAGTACGTATTAGACGGTTCTTCTCTTTTACTTGCTGATGGTCCTAACTTAACTGCAGATGTAAAAAAAGATTTAGGTTTCTAA